The following are encoded together in the Citrus sinensis cultivar Valencia sweet orange chromosome 1, DVS_A1.0, whole genome shotgun sequence genome:
- the LOC102621616 gene encoding vacuole membrane protein KMS1 isoform X1, with protein sequence MGSGKGATSSSQDMAMSISDLREKHQQELENLTLTTQPFKTIKLFILGVIQYLKRSVLYLLAKGGWLMLSCTVVAALGILLVTIDGPHEKHLEELSEYFRFGLWWVALGVASSIGLGSGLHTFVLYLGPHIALFTIKAMQCGRVDLKSAPYDTIQLKRGPSWLDKDCDEFGPPLFSSSEGSRVPLSSILPQVQLEAILWGVGTALGELPPYFISRAASISGSRLDAMDEFDDSSTESDGVVAARLKKIKRWFFTHSQHLNFLTILVLASVPNPLFDLAGIMCGQFGVPFWKFFLATLIGKAIIKTHIQTVFIISVCNNQLLDWIENELIWVLSLVPGFAPVLPSLVAKLHTMRAKYLKPQQPSSHIKVKKWDFSFASVWNTIVWLMLMNFFVKIVTDTAQRYLKKQQDKEIAALTNNSSASRQSS encoded by the exons ATGGGGTCTGGTAAAGGAGCGACGTCGTCTTCCCAAGATATGGCCATGTCGATCTCAG ACCTCCGTGAGAAGCATCAACAGGAATTAGAAAACCTTACACTAACCACACAACCTTTTAAGACAATAAAGCTTTTCATTTTGGGAGTTATTCAATATCTTAAGCGATCGGTGCTGTATCTTTTGGCCAAAGGAGGATGGCTTATGCTTTCTTGTACTGTGGTGGCGGCACTTGGAATTTTGCTTGTAACTATTGATGGCCCTCATGAAAAG CATTTAGAGGAACTTTCAGAATATTTCCGGTTTGGGTTGTGGTGGGTAGCCCTTGGTGTTGCCTCTTCAATTGGTCTTG gTTCTGGTTTGCACACTTTTGTCCTTTATCTGGGCCCTCACATTGCGCTGTTCACAATAAAGGCCATGCAATGTGGCCGAGTTGATTTGAAAAGTGCTCCATATGATACAATACAGCTGAAAAGAGGTCCATCATGGCTTGATAAGGATTGTGATGAATTTGGACCTCCATTATTCTCATCATCGGAAGGGTCACGGGTTCCCCTTAGCAGCATATTGCCGCAGGTTCAGCTTGAAGCTATTCTGTGGGGTGTTGGTACTGCACTAGGGGAGCTTCCTCCATATTTCATCTCAAGGGCAG CAAGTATATCAGGTAGCAGATTAGATGCAATGGATGAATTTGATGATTCGTCAACAGAGAGTGATGGGGTCGTAGCTGCCCGactgaaaaaaatcaaacgcTGGTTCTTTACACACTCCCAACACTTGAACTTCCTGACGATTTTAGTGCTTGCTTCG GTGCCAAATCCTCTCTTTGATCTTGCTGGCATTATGTGTGGACAGTTTGGGGTTCCATTTTGGAAGTTTTTTCTTGCTACATTGATTGGAAAGGCAATTATTAAAACTCACATACAG ACAGTTTTTATCATCTCTGTATGCAACAATCAGCTGCTTGACTGGATAGAGAATGAGTTGATTTGGGTGCTCAGCCTTGTACCCGGTTTTGCTCCTGTCTTGCCCAGCCTCGTAGCTAAGCTTCATACAATGAGAGCAAAGTATCTGAAACCCCAGCAGCCTTCCTCGCATATCAAG GTGAAGAAGTGGGATTTCTCGTTTGCTTCAGTCTGGAACACCATCGTGTGGCTTATGCTCATGAACTTCTTCGTAAAGATCGTGACTGATACTGCTCAAAGATATCTGAAGAAACAGCAGGATAAGGAGATAGCGGCATTGACTAACAATTCGTCTGCTTCAAGACAATCAAGTTAG
- the LOC102621616 gene encoding vacuole membrane protein KMS1 isoform X2 — MLADKMVFMADLREKHQQELENLTLTTQPFKTIKLFILGVIQYLKRSVLYLLAKGGWLMLSCTVVAALGILLVTIDGPHEKHLEELSEYFRFGLWWVALGVASSIGLGSGLHTFVLYLGPHIALFTIKAMQCGRVDLKSAPYDTIQLKRGPSWLDKDCDEFGPPLFSSSEGSRVPLSSILPQVQLEAILWGVGTALGELPPYFISRAASISGSRLDAMDEFDDSSTESDGVVAARLKKIKRWFFTHSQHLNFLTILVLASVPNPLFDLAGIMCGQFGVPFWKFFLATLIGKAIIKTHIQTVFIISVCNNQLLDWIENELIWVLSLVPGFAPVLPSLVAKLHTMRAKYLKPQQPSSHIKVKKWDFSFASVWNTIVWLMLMNFFVKIVTDTAQRYLKKQQDKEIAALTNNSSASRQSS; from the exons ATGTTGGCTGATAAGATGGTTTTTATGGCAGACCTCCGTGAGAAGCATCAACAGGAATTAGAAAACCTTACACTAACCACACAACCTTTTAAGACAATAAAGCTTTTCATTTTGGGAGTTATTCAATATCTTAAGCGATCGGTGCTGTATCTTTTGGCCAAAGGAGGATGGCTTATGCTTTCTTGTACTGTGGTGGCGGCACTTGGAATTTTGCTTGTAACTATTGATGGCCCTCATGAAAAG CATTTAGAGGAACTTTCAGAATATTTCCGGTTTGGGTTGTGGTGGGTAGCCCTTGGTGTTGCCTCTTCAATTGGTCTTG gTTCTGGTTTGCACACTTTTGTCCTTTATCTGGGCCCTCACATTGCGCTGTTCACAATAAAGGCCATGCAATGTGGCCGAGTTGATTTGAAAAGTGCTCCATATGATACAATACAGCTGAAAAGAGGTCCATCATGGCTTGATAAGGATTGTGATGAATTTGGACCTCCATTATTCTCATCATCGGAAGGGTCACGGGTTCCCCTTAGCAGCATATTGCCGCAGGTTCAGCTTGAAGCTATTCTGTGGGGTGTTGGTACTGCACTAGGGGAGCTTCCTCCATATTTCATCTCAAGGGCAG CAAGTATATCAGGTAGCAGATTAGATGCAATGGATGAATTTGATGATTCGTCAACAGAGAGTGATGGGGTCGTAGCTGCCCGactgaaaaaaatcaaacgcTGGTTCTTTACACACTCCCAACACTTGAACTTCCTGACGATTTTAGTGCTTGCTTCG GTGCCAAATCCTCTCTTTGATCTTGCTGGCATTATGTGTGGACAGTTTGGGGTTCCATTTTGGAAGTTTTTTCTTGCTACATTGATTGGAAAGGCAATTATTAAAACTCACATACAG ACAGTTTTTATCATCTCTGTATGCAACAATCAGCTGCTTGACTGGATAGAGAATGAGTTGATTTGGGTGCTCAGCCTTGTACCCGGTTTTGCTCCTGTCTTGCCCAGCCTCGTAGCTAAGCTTCATACAATGAGAGCAAAGTATCTGAAACCCCAGCAGCCTTCCTCGCATATCAAG GTGAAGAAGTGGGATTTCTCGTTTGCTTCAGTCTGGAACACCATCGTGTGGCTTATGCTCATGAACTTCTTCGTAAAGATCGTGACTGATACTGCTCAAAGATATCTGAAGAAACAGCAGGATAAGGAGATAGCGGCATTGACTAACAATTCGTCTGCTTCAAGACAATCAAGTTAG